Proteins encoded by one window of Fibrobacter sp.:
- a CDS encoding ATP-binding protein, which translates to MTIDTLQLSLKSLRMGGMSSNLPVRYQEARSHELDYLDFLHNLVSDELARRQGNLLNRRIKLARFPQLKTIEDFDFDFNTTIKKKDIMALCTSNFIFKSQNILFIGPPGVGKSHLAIGLGISAIHNGYTVLYKSAFDLVLEMADFETARQRREYLKSLVKVNLLIIDELGMKKMPQNASDDLLEVIHRRHMTGSTIIATNRIVSDWNVILGDTAATAAILDRFLENAEVFTIKGKSYRLNNKSRKEE; encoded by the coding sequence ATGACTATAGATACATTGCAGCTCTCTCTGAAATCCCTCCGCATGGGTGGTATGTCCAGCAATCTTCCAGTGCGTTACCAGGAAGCCCGGAGCCACGAGCTTGATTACCTGGATTTCCTTCACAATCTGGTTTCAGACGAGTTAGCCCGCCGTCAGGGTAACCTTCTTAACCGGAGAATTAAACTGGCACGCTTTCCCCAACTCAAAACAATTGAGGATTTCGATTTTGATTTTAATACAACTATAAAGAAAAAGGACATTATGGCGTTATGTACCTCTAACTTCATCTTCAAAAGTCAAAACATACTTTTTATCGGGCCTCCTGGTGTTGGGAAATCCCATCTGGCCATCGGGCTTGGCATATCTGCAATTCACAACGGATACACCGTTCTTTATAAAAGTGCTTTTGATTTAGTACTTGAGATGGCTGATTTTGAAACTGCAAGACAAAGACGGGAATATCTGAAATCTCTGGTAAAAGTAAATCTTCTGATCATCGATGAGCTTGGCATGAAGAAAATGCCTCAGAATGCATCTGACGATCTCCTTGAGGTAATCCACAGACGACACATGACTGGATCAACAATTATAGCAACAAACAGGATCGTGTCCGATTGGAATGTCATTCTGGGAGACACTGCTGCTACGGCGGCCATTCTGGACCGGTTCCTTGAAAACGCGGAGGTGTTTACAATTAAAGGAAAAAGTTACCGTTTAAATAATAAATCAAGAAAGGAGGAGTAA